The genomic window TCGCTCGAACCTTCAAAGTCCACCAGGCTTGCGCCGCGATCGACCAGATCGCCCGGATTACAGCGAAACCCTTTGACCGTGCCCGCGGAGGGCGCCCGCAGGGTCTGCTCCATTTTCATGGCCTCGATGACTACAACGGGATCTCCGGCACTGACCTCAGTACCCGGCTCCACGAGAAGCGCAACGACGGTGCCGTGCATGGGAGCTCCGAAATCGCTATCGCCCGCGGCTGCGGCGGTGGCGTCCGCCACCGTGAGTTGTTTTTCAGCAAAGTGAAACGCACCGTCGTCCCAGAACAAGGTGAATTCGCCATTCTCTTCGGCAAAACTGCCGCGATAGCGGTGCCCATCGAGCTCCAGCATCAACACATCATCGCGGAGGTCGCCGCGGATTGTCGCCGTTTCGTCGTCCAGAAGAAGCTCGAGGTGATCGCCGCGGTCCACAAGCTCTACGAGATACTCCTCACCATGACAGAGCACGTCGAAACGCTGACTGTGGGGAGTGTTCATACGCCAGCCCCGGCTGTCAGCCCAGGGTGAATACTGATCATTCCCGGCGCTTTCGTTGGCTAGTCGCCTAAGGGACAGCAGTGCCAGGGCCGCGGCGGCGAGGTCGCGGTTTTTCTGCGCGGGAGGGGCGCGGAAAAGATCCTCGTGATGACGTTCGATAAAGTGCGTATCAAGATCGCAATGCGCAAAGGCGGGCAGTGCGGCGATGTTGTAGAGAAACGCGATGTTGCTCGCGGGGCCCGCAACGCGGAAGGCGCTCAGGGCGCGGGTCAGGCGTCGACGTGCCTCTTCGCGGGTATCCCCATGAACAATGAGCTTTGCGATCATGGGGTCGTAATAGGGGCTGATCTCACTGCCCTCAATGACCCCGGTGTCTATGCGCAGGGAGGGGCCTTCGGGCGGCAGGCGCAGATAATTGATGACGCCGGTAGAGGGGAGGAAGTCCTGCTCCGTATCCTCGGCGTAGATGCGCGCTTCCATGGCATGACCGTCTACGCGGATCTCACCCTGGCTCAGGGGCAGCGCTTCACCGGCGGCAACGCGCAGCTGCCATTCGACAAGATCCTGGCCCGTGATCATTTCTGTCACGGGGTGCTCCACCTGCAGGCGGGTGTTCATTTCCATAAAGAAGAATTGCTCTGAAGCATCGAGCAGGAACTCCACGGTGCCCGCACCGAGATAATCAATGGCGCGGGCGGCATCCACGGCGGCTTCACCCATGGCGCGGCGGAGCTCATCGGAAAGTCCCGGTGCCGGTGCCTCTTCGATCACCTTTTGATGACGCCGCTGAATAGAGCAATCCCTCTCCGCGAGGTACACGCCGTTACCGTGTCCGTCACAAAAGACCTGAACTTCCACGTGGCGGGGTCTTTGAATGAGTTTTTCGATGAGCATGCGGTCATCGCCGAAACTGGCGCTTGATTCCCGCCGCGCAGCCGCCAGGGCTTCGCTGAACTCCTCGGGGCCATGCACGGCGCGCATACCTTTACCGCCACCTCCGGCGGTGGCCTTGAGGAGCACCGGATAACCCATGGCGTCTGCGTGCTCGCGGAGTACGGCATCGCTCTGATCGTCACCGTGATATCCGGGGATCAGGGGCACGCCCGCTTGCTCCATAATGCTTTTAGCACGGGACTTCGAACCCATGGAGTCAATAGCGGAAGCGCCGGGACCGATAAATACAATGCCTGCGGCTTCACAGGCGCGGGCAAAGCTCGCGTTTTCAGACAGGAAGCCGTAGCCCGGGTGTATCGCTTCGCTGGCGGTTTCCAAAGCCGCCTGAAGAATTTTGTCCTGGTCCAGATAGGAGAGCGTCGCCGCCGATTCACCAATATGCACCGCCTGATCGGCCAGCTGCACATGGAGTGCGTTTCGGTCGGCATCGGAATACACCGCGACGGTGCGGATGCCCAACGCCTTCGCGGTGTGGATGACACGGCAGGCAATCTCTCCGCGATTCGCTATGAGAATTCGGTTAAACATCAGTGTTTGCTCCCTGGGGTCCAGTTCGCCGGACGCTTCTGGAGAAATGCCTGGAGGCCTTCCTGGCCCTCTTCGGAGACGCGCAGATGGGCAATTCGCGCGCTGGTGTCATCAATCAAGTGCGCATCGACGGCTTTGCCCGTGAGGTCCCGCACGAGGACCTTGGCTGCGCCCATCGCCAGAGGGCCGTTAGAAAGGAGAGCCTTAACAATGTCGTCTACTGTGCTGTCGAGTTCATCGACGTCGCAGCATTCATGAATGAGCTGTATATCCCGGGCACGGTGCGCGTCGAATCGCTCTGCGGTGAGGAAGAGGCGCCGCGCCCAGCGGGGCCCCATGGCTTCGATGACGTGGGGCCCGATGGTCGCAGGTATGAGGCCGATACGCGTTTCCGTCAGCCCGAAAAGGGCCCTGTCGCTGGCGATGGCAATGTCGCAACAGCTGATGAGGCCCACGGCACCGCCAAAAGCATTGCCCTGGACCTTCGCAATGGTCGGCTGGGGCAGGGTCTTCAGCGTTTGTAGCATGGTCGCCAGAGCGCGGGCATCGTCAAGATTGTGCCCGTAATCAAACTCCGCCATGCGCTTCATATAGGCAAGATCCGC from Congregibacter litoralis KT71 includes these protein-coding regions:
- a CDS encoding enoyl-CoA hydratase/isomerase family protein; the encoded protein is MMNSGSESLVSCQVDAQGIARVCLNRPEKHNAFDDGMIALMQSHFSHLAERDDVRAVILEAEGKSFSAGADLAYMKRMAEFDYGHNLDDARALATMLQTLKTLPQPTIAKVQGNAFGGAVGLISCCDIAIASDRALFGLTETRIGLIPATIGPHVIEAMGPRWARRLFLTAERFDAHRARDIQLIHECCDVDELDSTVDDIVKALLSNGPLAMGAAKVLVRDLTGKAVDAHLIDDTSARIAHLRVSEEGQEGLQAFLQKRPANWTPGSKH
- a CDS encoding acetyl/propionyl/methylcrotonyl-CoA carboxylase subunit alpha, which gives rise to MFNRILIANRGEIACRVIHTAKALGIRTVAVYSDADRNALHVQLADQAVHIGESAATLSYLDQDKILQAALETASEAIHPGYGFLSENASFARACEAAGIVFIGPGASAIDSMGSKSRAKSIMEQAGVPLIPGYHGDDQSDAVLREHADAMGYPVLLKATAGGGGKGMRAVHGPEEFSEALAAARRESSASFGDDRMLIEKLIQRPRHVEVQVFCDGHGNGVYLAERDCSIQRRHQKVIEEAPAPGLSDELRRAMGEAAVDAARAIDYLGAGTVEFLLDASEQFFFMEMNTRLQVEHPVTEMITGQDLVEWQLRVAAGEALPLSQGEIRVDGHAMEARIYAEDTEQDFLPSTGVINYLRLPPEGPSLRIDTGVIEGSEISPYYDPMIAKLIVHGDTREEARRRLTRALSAFRVAGPASNIAFLYNIAALPAFAHCDLDTHFIERHHEDLFRAPPAQKNRDLAAAALALLSLRRLANESAGNDQYSPWADSRGWRMNTPHSQRFDVLCHGEEYLVELVDRGDHLELLLDDETATIRGDLRDDVLMLELDGHRYRGSFAEENGEFTLFWDDGAFHFAEKQLTVADATAAAAGDSDFGAPMHGTVVALLVEPGTEVSAGDPVVVIEAMKMEQTLRAPSAGTVKGFRCNPGDLVDRGASLVDFEGSSDS